In Salvelinus sp. IW2-2015 unplaced genomic scaffold, ASM291031v2 Un_scaffold2366, whole genome shotgun sequence, the following proteins share a genomic window:
- the LOC112073787 gene encoding tumor necrosis factor-like, translated as MEGDCSRVMVDVESGPVYPATTVTLVRDKSTPRRRLCGALLAIALCVSAALFITWHAKKQDHVEEVDGEYNSSGEYKTAVEWTVDEGQGFSQGGLKLNNNEIVIPQAGLYFVYSQVSFHVSCKADPKHPNNQKMVHLSNTVERWSPSYGTEDNKKEQTLLSSVRTVCKKSSNSEESEGKRYNAVYIGAVFRLEKGDTLWTVIETRLLPQLETGDGKNFFGVFAL; from the exons ATGGAAGGTGATTGCAGCAGAGTGATGGTAGACGTGGAGAGTGGCCCTGTGTACCCAGCAACGACCGTGACCCTGGTACGGGACAAGTCCACACCCCGGCGGAGGCTGTGTGGTGCCCTGCTGGCCATTGCACTGTGTGTCTCAGCTGCGCTTTTCATTACCTGGCACGCCAAG AAACAAGATCACGTCGAGGAAGTTGATG gTGAATACAACAGCAGTGGAGAATACAAGACCGCAGTGGAGTGGACAGTAGACGAAGGCCAGGGATTCTCACAGGGGGGTCTTAAACTCAACAACAACGAGATTGTGATCCCTCAGGCGGGCCTTTACTTCGTCTACAGCCAGGTCTCTTTCCACGTCAGCTGCAAGGCCGACCCCAAGCACCCTAACAACCAGAAGATGGTTCACCTGAGTAACACGGTCGAGCGCTGGTCCCCAAGCTACGGCACCGAAGACAACAAGAAGGAACAGACGCTGCTCAGCTCTGTACGCACCGTGTGTAAGAAGTCTTCCAACAGCGAGGAGAGCGAAGGAAAGCGGTATAACGCCGTGTACATCGGAGCAGTGTTCAGACTGGAGAAGGGAGACACGCTCTGGACAGTCATAGAGACCAGGCTTCTGCCCCAACTGGAGACGGGTGATGGGAAGAACTTTTTTGGCGTGTTCGCCTTGTGA